AGTGGTCCTCCACCACGATGAGCCGCCCCAGCGTCTCGCGCGCGGCCTTGCGCAGCGTCTTCGCGTCCACCGGCTTCACCGAGTACAGGTCGATGACGCGCACCGCGATGCCGTCCTTCTTCAGCGCTTCGTGGGCCTTGAGCGCTTCGTGCAGCGTGATGCCGGCGGCCACCACCGTCGCCACGTCCTCGTCGGACTGGCGCACCACCTTGCTGCCGCCAATGGGGAAGTCCTCCGTCGCGGGGTAGAGCACCGGCGTCTTCTCACGCGTGCTGCGCAGGTAGGTGATGCCCTGGCGGTCCAGCACCTGCGCCAGCAGCTTCGCGGTCTGGTTCGCGTCGCTCGGGTAGAGCACCGTGCTGCCGCCCACCGCGCGCATCATCGCCAGGTCCTCCAGCGCCATCTGCGACGGGCCGTCCTCGCCAATGGACACGCCCGCGTGGCTGCCGCACAGGTGCACCGTGGCGTTGGAGATGGCCGCCATGCGCACCTGATCATAGGCGCGCGACAGGAAGGCCGCGAAGGTGCTGACGAAGGCCTTCTTGCCCAGCACCGCCATGCCCACCGCGCTGGACACCATGTTCTGCTCCGCGATGAACATCTCGAAGTAGCGCTTCGGGTGCGCCTTCTGGAACTCGTTCGAGTACGTGGAGTTGGACACCTCCGCGTCCAGCGCCACCACGTCCGGCCGGGCGTTGCCCAGCGCCAGGAGCGCGTCGCCATACGCCTTGCGCGTGGCCTCCTTCTGGCCCACTTCGTACGTGGGCAACTGCAACGGCGAGGCCTTGTCCTGGACGGTGGCCTTCAGCGCCTCCGGCTTCTTCACCTGGACGCGGACGTCGCGCTCCCCGCCCAGCTCGCGGATGGCGTCCTTCGCCTTGTCCTCCGGCAGCGGCTTGCCGTGCCAGCCGTCATGGTTGGCGATGAGCGTGGAGCCGTGCCCCTTCTCCGTCTTGCAGATGAGGCAGGTGGGCTGGCCCTTCTTCGCCTGCGCTTCGGCGAAGGCCCGGTCGATGGCGTCCAGGTCATGGCCATCCAGCGTGACGGCGTTCCACCCGAAGGCGCGGACGCGGGCCGCGTAGGCCTCCAGGTTCCAGCCCAGCTCCGTCTCACGGCTCTGTCCCAGCCGGTTCACG
This DNA window, taken from Corallococcus coralloides DSM 2259, encodes the following:
- a CDS encoding transketolase; its protein translation is MADTLADLAAQLRIDSIRCTTAAGSGHPSSSMSAADIMAVLFQKYLRFDFQQPKAPNNDRFVLSKGHACPVLYSAFKAAGAIDDRELLSLRKFGSRLEGHPNPHVLPLVDVATGSLGQGLAVGVGMALGARMDGLPFRTYVLMGDSETAEGSVWEAFDKAGHYGLDNLCAIIDVNRLGQSRETELGWNLEAYAARVRAFGWNAVTLDGHDLDAIDRAFAEAQAKKGQPTCLICKTEKGHGSTLIANHDGWHGKPLPEDKAKDAIRELGGERDVRVQVKKPEALKATVQDKASPLQLPTYEVGQKEATRKAYGDALLALGNARPDVVALDAEVSNSTYSNEFQKAHPKRYFEMFIAEQNMVSSAVGMAVLGKKAFVSTFAAFLSRAYDQVRMAAISNATVHLCGSHAGVSIGEDGPSQMALEDLAMMRAVGGSTVLYPSDANQTAKLLAQVLDRQGITYLRSTREKTPVLYPATEDFPIGGSKVVRQSDEDVATVVAAGITLHEALKAHEALKKDGIAVRVIDLYSVKPVDAKTLRKAARETLGRLIVVEDHWAEGGLADAVLEAFTGVREQLPTVVRLAVTKMPGSGKPAELLNAAGIDAEHIVEAVNSLREETTARGGDGRGRPSENAWGHTNA